From Glycine soja cultivar W05 chromosome 4, ASM419377v2, whole genome shotgun sequence, the proteins below share one genomic window:
- the LOC114409691 gene encoding probable LRR receptor-like serine/threonine-protein kinase At1g74360 translates to MSEQETDLWGFLFVCFLILFSGKLVVGDSLETDARVLLKLKSYLQTQTLANKGGYISWNKNSSNPCDWSGISCDLFNGTTKRVVKVDISYSDIYGNIFENFSQLTELTHLDISWNSLSGVIPEDLRRSHQLVYLNLSHNTLMGELNLKGLTQLQTVDLSVNRFVGGLGLSFPAICDSLVTLNASDNHLSGGIDGFFDQCLRLQYLDLSTNHLNGTLWTGLYRLREFSISENFLTGVVPSKAFPINCSLENLDLSVNEFDGKPPKEVANCKNLEVLNLSSNNFTGDVPSEIGSISGLKALFLGNNTFSRDIPETLLNLTNLFILDLSRNKFGGEVQEIFGKFKQLKFLVLHSNSYTRGLNTSGIFTLTNLSRLDISFNNFSGPLPVEISQMSGLTFLTLTYNQFSGPIPSELGKLTRLMALDLAFNNFTGPIPPSLGNLSSLLWLTLSDNSLSEEIPPELGNCSSMLWLNLANNKLSGKFPSELTRIGRNARATFESNNRNLGGVVAGNSECLAMKRWIPADYPPFSFVYTILTRKNCRALWDRLLKGYSIFPMCSSHPSSRPSHITGYVQLSGNQLSGEIPSEIGTMVNFSMLHFGDNKFTGKFPPEMVDLPLVVLNITRNNFSSELPSDIGNMKCLQDLDLSWNNFSGAFPVSLAHLDELSMFNISYNPLISGTVPPAGHLLTFDNDSYLGDPLLNLFFNVPDDRNRTPNVLKNPTKWSLFLALALTIMAFGLLFLVICFLVKSPKVEPGYLMKNTRKQEHDSGSTGSSAWYFDTVKIFHLNKTVFTHADILKATSNFTEERVIGRGGYGTVYRGMFPDGREVAVKKLQKEGTEGEKEFRAEMKVLSGHGFNWPHPNLVTLYGWCLYGSQKILVYEYIGGGSLEELVTNTKRLTWKRRLEVAIDVARALVYLHHECYPSIVHRDVKASNVLLDKDGKAKVTDFGLARIVNVGDSHVSTIVAGTVGYVAPEYGQTWQATTKGDVYSFGVLVMELATARRAVDGGEECLVEWTRRVMMMDSGRQGWSQSVPVLLKGCGVVEGGKEMGELLQVGVKCTHDAPQTRPNMKEVLAMLIRIYNPIWDSNYGHIV, encoded by the exons ATGTCAGAGCAGGAAACCGATTTATGGGGCTTCCTGTTTGTCTGTTTCTTGATCCTTTTCTCAG GTAAATTAGTTGTTGGGGATTCGTTGGAAACTGACGCGCGAGTTTTGCTAAAGCTGAAATCATATTTGCAAACCCAAACTCTTGCAAATAAAGGAGGGTACATAAGCTGGAACAAGAACAGTTCAAATCCTTGTGATTGGTCAGGAATCTCTTGTGACCTCTTCAACGGAACAACAAAGAGGGTTGTGAAAGTAGACATCTCTTACAGTGACATATATGGTAACATATTCGAAAATTTCTCTCAACTCACTGAACTCACACACCTTGACATCTCTTGGAACTCTCTCTCTGGGGTGATTCCTGAGGACTTGAGGAGGAGCCACCAGCTTGTGTATCTTAATCTCTCCCATAATACTCTTATGGGAGAGTTGAACTTGAAGGGTTTGACACAGTTGCAAACAGTGGACCTTTCTGTTAATAGATTTGTTGGGGGACTTGGGTTGAGTTTCCCTGCCATTTGTGATAGTTTGGTGACTTTGAATGCTTCAGACAATCACTTGAGTGGTGGGATTGATGGCTTCTTTGATCAATGCTTGAGGTTGCAATACTTGGATTTGAGCACCAACCATCTGAATGGGACCCTATGGACTGGATTATACAGGCTGAGAGAGTTTTCAATCTCAGAGAATTTTCTCACTGGGGTTGTTCCTTCCAAGGCTTTTCCAATTAATTGTAGCCTTGAAAATCTTGACCTTTCGGTCAATGAGTTTGATGGTAAGCCCCCAAAGGAGGTTGCTAACTGCAAGAATTTAGAGGTTCTCAACCTTTCTAGTAACAATTTCACTGGTGATGTTCCCAGTGAAATTGGTTCCATTTCTGGTCTCAAGGCATTGTTCTTGGGGAACAACACTTTCTCAAGGGATATCCCAGAGACCCTTTTGAACCTAACCAATTTGTTCATCTTGGACTTGAGCAGAAACAAATTTGGTGGGGAGGTGCAGGAGATTTTTGGGAAATTCAAGCAACTTAAGTTTCTTGTGCTGCACTCAAATTCCTACACTAGAGGGTTGAACACATCAGGCATTTTTACATTGACAAACCTTAGCCGTTTGGACATAAGCTTCAATAACTTTTCAGGTCCATTACCTGTTGAAATCTCACAAATGTCTGGACTTACCTTCTTAACCTTAACCTACAACCAGTTCTCTGGACCTATTCCATCTGAATTGGGAAAGTTGACTCGCCTTATGGCACTTGATCTTGCCTTCAACAATTTCACTGGACCAATCCCTCCAAGCCTTGGAAACTTGAGTTCTCTCCTATGGCTAACCCTTTCAGATAATTCGTTATCTGAAGAAATCCCACCAGAGCTGGGAAACTGCTCAAGCATGTTATGGCTGAACCTTGCAAACAACAAACTCTCGGGAAAATTTCCTTCTGAGCTAACGAGAATTGGAAGGAACGCAAGGGCCACATTTGAATCAAATAATAGAAACCTTGGGGGAGTTGTTGCTGGCAATAGTGAGTGCTTAGCAATGAAGAGATGGATACCTGCTGATTACCCTCCATTCAGCTTTGTGTATACCATCCTAACAAGGAAGAATTGTAGGGCCCTTTGGGATAGGTTGCTCAAAGGATATAGTATTTTCCCCATGTGTTCATCTCATCCCTCTTCTAGACCATCACACATAACAGGGTATGTTCAGCTAAGTGGGAACCAATTGAGTGGTGAAATTCCTTCAGAAATTGGGACAATGGTGAACTTCAGCATGTTGCATTTTGGGGATAACAAGTTTACTGGGAAATTCCCTCCTGAGATGGTAGATTTGCCACTTGTAGTCTTGAACATAaccagaaacaatttttctagtGAACTTCCAAGTGATATTGGCAACATGAAGTGTCTACAGGATCTGGATTTATCTTGGAACAATTTCTCCGGAGCATTTCCCGTAAGTTTGGCGCACTTGGATGAGCTTAGCATGTTCAACATCTCATATAATCCTCTCATATCTGGTACAGTCCCACCAGCTGGACACTTACTCACTTTTGACAATGATTCATATTTGGGTGACCCCCTTTTGAACCTATTCTTTAACGTCCCTGATGATAGAAATAGGACACCCAATGTCTTGAAAAATCCCACAAAATGGTCTTTGTTTTTGGCTCTAGCACTGACTATCATGGCCTTTGGACTTCTTTTCCTTGTAATATGTTTCTTGGTGAAAAGTCCAAAGGTGGAACCAGGATACCTCATGAAGAATACAAGGAAGCAAGAACATGATTCAGGCAGCACCGGATCCTCAGCATGGTATTTCGACACTGTCAAGATATTCCACCTGAACAAGACAGTTTTCACACATGCTGACATCTTAAAAGCAACCTCCAACTTCACAGAGGAGAGAGTCATAGGAAGGGGTGGCTATGGAACAGTGTATAGAGGGATGTTTCCAGATGGGAGAGAAGTGGCAGTGAAGAAGCTCCAGAAGGAAGGAACCGAGGGTGAAAAAGAATTCAGAGCCGAAATGAAGGTTCTGAGTGGTCATGGATTTAACTGGCCTCATCCAAACCTTGTCACACTCTATGGTTGGTGCCTCTATGGTTCACAGAAGATACTTGTCTATGAGTACATAGGAGGTGGAAGCTTGGAGGAACTTGTGACCAATACAAAAAGGTTGACATGGAAAAGGCGCCTAGAAGTGGCAATCGATGTGGCTAGAGCACTAGTCTATTTGCACCATGAGTGCTACCCTTCTATTGTTCATAGAGATGTGAAGGCTAGTAATGTGTTGCTAGACAAAGATGGCAAGGCCAAGGTCACAGACTTTGGACTTGCTAGAATTGTTAATGTTGGAGATAGTCATGTGAGCACTATAGTGGCTGGCACAGTGGGGTATGTTGCACCAGAATATGGACAAACATGGCAAGCCACAACAAAAGGGGATGTGTATAGTTTTGGGGTGTTGGTCATGGAGCTAGCAACAGCAAGAAGAGCAGTGGATGGAGGGGAAGAGTGTTTGGTGGAATGGACCCGGCGTGTTATGATGATGGATTCTGGAAGACAAGGTTGGAGTCAATCTGTGCCAGTTTTGCTGAAGGGATGTGGGGTAGTTGAAGGTGGAAAGGAGATGGGTGAATTGCTCCAAGTTGGAGTGAAGTGCACACATGATGCACCACAGACTAGGCCTAACATGAAGGAGGTTCTAGCTATGCTCATTAGGATATACAATCCCATTTGGGACTCAAATTATGGACACATTGTGTAG